TTGACTTGCAATATCCAACATcttataaatgtatgattgAAACGTTTCGTCATACTTCTTTTTTCTTTGTGCTAATTCTCGGTGAACTTGATACCCATCAACAGTTTCTTCGAATTCTTCTTTTAATGCTTTCTTTAGTTTTATCCATGTCTTTGCACATTTTTCGTACCGAACAAATAATTTTGCGGAGCCGTGAAGTAACCGTTTAGCGTATGTTACTTTCCGGATATCCACCCACTTACACGTCTCTGCCATCTCTTCAAAATCATTTAACCATATCTTAACATTCACATGGTCATCACCACTAAACTTTTCCATTGACTCTTCAACATCTTTGAATGTGAGCAATGGTTGTCTATAATTGTCTCTACGCCCGATAGCTCTTCTGCGTCGCCGAGGAACTTCCTCTGCACCGTCTTCACTGTCTTCAGAGTTACTGTCGTCGCTTTCTTCATCGTCATCGTTATTTTCGTCGTGATTTTCAGCGTTATCTCCAAAGTGTTCTTCATCACCTACGGGATTCACTTGAACGTTGTTACCATTCGGTGGAACGAGCGCTGCGCGAAGCCGCTCTCTTAACACCGGCTTGTTGCCGACTATAGGAAGACCCAACTCTCCTAATCTTCTTCGTAATTCTTCAACATTACAGCCGTTAATGTCAACTTGATCAGCCATAGTGTATAACCGTTTAGTTATTTTGCAGCAAATTATCCTAGCAACTTTAATACACAACTTGTAAGTTAATTACTCAAAATGTCTTTAACTAATCTTAATactatacactggtcacaagcACTACTGACACAACTGACACTTCAACTTATTGTTCACAACTTTTACTCAATACACACGGATCACAATTAAATGGCGCACTATATCCCAGACGAGCCCCCAAAATATGTAGGGTATAGTagtcttattaattatgagGGTGTATATTGTTAATtcctaattttatttaaaatgaacatGAAGATGAAATACATAAATACTTATGTGACCTTCTGAGTCGACTACAACTTCCAGACTAACTACATTTCATATTTAGTTAAGAGCCAAGACCCAGCATTTGCTTTTCTCACACTTTTATTTCTTTGGGACTCTTGGCTCTTTTCTTGCACTGCAATAAAACAACAGATGTTGAGGGTTTACTCataaacacaaattttaaaatcttaatcCTTACGCACCATAAATCATACTCTTACATTTATTACTTAAGTGTCCTTTAGTGAAAGTTtctaaaatgaaataaaataaaataaaccaatACTTAGAATCTATAAGAAAAACACATATACGCGCACTTAAAATATTCTACGatcctacatatatatatataacctgattaaaagaaacgattcgaagcgatttgcaatgttaaatgcttCTAAGAAgggcgattcaaaagtattcaaaagcttaaaaaagtatttaaaatttttttgttctaatcgtttcaatcgtttcttttaataagggtgtatattagggtggcgcaaaaaaccaactattttttttttttttttcgatctcgcatgaaaatttgttagtttacgatgttttgagAAGCCTCTTCAAAGATCAGCTCGAtaacaaattttcaagaggtcgctcacgaattttgaaaatatcaaaaatgatcgaaattcggatttttgtttctaatttttttttctctcgtggcagcaatagtttatatgtgtaaaatcatgactatgctgaaaatttcagcccaaaatttaaatatttttacggccctcaagaattttgaatattaactgataatatgtaactaatagtttaaattagtttttatatttttttataactcaattattgtcatttcacttaaatataacttttgcataaccaaaaatatataggacagtcttaaacaataaaatttggtaagttttgaataagcgaaaaaacctacaaattgaattaaacaataaaaaagtatgtaaaaaacttgatatttctatttttcgggttatattttcattcattgtcatgcaaattgatggtgaaaaaatcgagaagctttattattaatattcaagggtcgctgaaaaacgtccaaaagacagcactcggaaacattcaaaattcttgagcgaggtttaaatattcaaattttgggctgaaattctcagcgtagtcatgatttgacaaatataaactattgctgccacgagaaagaaaaaaattcagaaataaaaatccgaatttcgattatttttgatattttcaaaattcgtgagcgaccgcttgaaaattttttatcgagctgatttttgaagaggcttctcaaaacatcgtaaaccaacaaattttcatgcgagatcgaaaaaaaaataatcggtttttttgcgccaccctagtgtatatataaatattgaataatatgacaattttttaatatcaatgttattaaatttttattttgtccactaccaatcaaacttaaattcacaatacttaaaaaatgttcaaaggtttcggcagcaatttaaaagtataaagcaCATAtgcttataaaaactaatatttttttcggtgTTTGTTGAAGTCTCGTGGTTTCTAACTAGTAAGAGAACCGTAAAACAGAAAAAACggcatttaactttttaaaagatGCATGACAATAGATTAgcaataactaaaaaattttttaatagctcaTTTGAAAGATCGTTTAGTCCTTTATAAAATCGTCTTGAATGTTTATTTTCGTATCCCtaatagtttaaacgttatattagttttttagtaGATAAATGAAGCAGCCGCTGCAACTTTTGTAGCAcgtgttttttaaaagtacaataaaaaattaaaaaaattatttttctatactttgttataTGTGgttgtttttgttatttttagaagattcagaaaaaaaatataacatagTTAAAagtttgtttataacaaattggtAAGTTAATAAACAATGGAAttgttgatgaaaaaaatttttttttgttactttataGAGGACTgtcaattatgatttttagatccaaaataattacttaactatttatttaaacaatagaaatataaaaaaaaacgattataaacaaataaaaattgttattaaggaaaaaattttttttttttaaatcattatatttgctgtgtaatgaattagtgaaaaaaatattgaaataatcaatttgtttataaaaaatttatcaacaaatagtggaaaaaatttttttgcaatgcAATTAATATCttgtatcaataaaaaaacgataatatgatgattaagaaaaaaaaaaattttttttacaacattacttggattttttagtttttgttcaagtagaaaaattattataaacaaactatgaatatttttcaaacttttatgGCGTGATCTTGTTGAGTATGTATGTCAGAAAAGCTCCACGAagcgaaaaatttatacgacaattatttaatcattttttttcatttataatgaAGACGTAAGTTCGAGAAAATTTCGTTAGTTAACAATCGTTCAACTTGttgaaaaatgaactttaagtaaaatttccaacgggaataaattatttaaagcgtTCAGAATacagcataatttttttcaattaaaaaaaaaaatatttaatatctcaaataaattaattaatgtgtcGTACTCGCTTTTGACGCCGCGCGCGCAACCTAAAAATGTCGCGCGGAGACCCATTTTcagcgttaaattaaaattataaataatggagaTAGAAATCCGGGGAGTCGgagttttttattggaaatttctTCCTCTCTAAGAATCTTTTTGTaagatttcttaaatattaatagtctATGAAATATTGGCAAAAAACGAAATGCCTtcttttttcgtctttaattgtttataacttttgcaattttttacgtGCTAATACACActttcaggaaatttttctAGGCGTCATTCCGGATCCAATGAGCTATTGCACCTAATTTTAAGAGCAGTATCTCTATTTTGGACCATTTTCAACTTGTCGACTAGACTATACACCCGAGAGCCGGGTTCGAGCAAGTTCTCCGCGGAGTGGGAGGCGTTGGTATCTGCGCTCCAATGAGAAGTCTCGGAGTCGAGGAGAAAGCGAAACCTTAAGAGCTGACCAATGAGAAGTCGGGTAGTGAGGTGGGAGAAAGACTCAGATCTGAGGTCCACGCGAAGTTAATGTCGAAGGATGCTTCTCCATGGTCCGCGTAAAGTTGATGAATTACTTCCGGACAAGGGTGAATAGACTAAAACAATTAAGATGCGAATTGAAGACatcacaagatataaaatttcatctgaaTTGGACCAGAAGGagattttttatcatgaaaactatattttttcggaattttcgaGAGTTTTGTGTGTTTTTTCCACATTTAAAATGGCTCGTGGTCTCAATAAAGTTTCGATTCATATTCAGTAGATCgaaatacatgaaaatcacGCTTAGTTTAGTtccaaaacatttttttatcattaaaactgccaattttcatcatttttacgtttttttggagttttttcgaaatttcgagGGTGTAGGGGTCAAACTGACCtcgaattcggattcagcggaccAAAATACGTACCCGTAGGTAGGTCCAGTCAAATGCACattctacttaattttttttgtgtgccggtgttattAATCTTGATGACAAACATGGACCTGGTACTCATTAGGTAGCATACTACAATAGTGATAAAGTTATTTACTTTGATAGTTTTGGTAATTTACAACCACCGCAAGATCTTATGCAGTATCTCGATGTTGGTAGCGTAAAATATAATCACAAAAGATATCAGaattttaatacaattatATGTGGACATTTGTGTCTTAAATTTTTCACCGGGCAACTATAAATTGATGTAACTTTGTGTACAGCACATCAGTCATGGCTGACTCATTCACATTAACGTTAACAGGATCGAGATCCGTGTTGGAGGCCAACTACTTCCCTCCAATTGAATCATCACCAACTAAAAATTATGTCCTGGGACTTGTAGagttattaacatttaattcaaTACCCAATATTGATGTGGGTGCTAATAAATTCTATGTCTCTTATCCTgtggataaaaataatgatgatgatactAGCATTgatgagaaaaagaaaatagtcaagaaaaaaagagCTGAAAGAAATTCGGCAATAAATACAAAGTTTGATGACAATATCTCAGTgccggaaaataataatacaaatgaCTGAGTGAGTGAAAATGATATAGAagctgaaaaatatgaaactgTTGAAGAGAAAGTCTTGACAATACCAACAGGAAGTTACGAAATCACTGACATTGAAAAATACATTCAAAAGAAATTCCGAAGACTCAGCCTCAGCATCAGAgccaataataatgaattgagaagtgaaattaaatgtgatcaatttgtaaattttacaccCCAAGATTCTATTGGTCAGCTATTGGGATTTACAAATCAGAAGCTTGCACCAAATAAAACTCACTCATCAGATTTACccgtaaaaatattaaaactcaatgCTCTGAGAGTTGAGTGCAACATCACATCAGGTGCTTACATAAATGAACATAAAGTTCACATTATTCATGAATTTTTCCCGAGTGTACCACCTGGATATAAGATTGTTGAATTGCCATCACACATCATTTATCTACCGATCGCCATACAAGCAATACATAATCTCAGACTGAGAATTGTAGATCAAGACGGAAAACTAGCTAATTTCAGAGGTGAGACAATAACGATAAGACTACATTTAAAGTCTATAAAATAATGGGTATCATGTATGAGACAAAAAGTGGTGCTGGCTATAAAAAGATAGCAGCATGGTCAAGCAACATCAGTCGCCAAGTACCTCACAAGGTGTTAACACATCAGAACTCTCAGTTTCTACAGAGCCTAAGACTAAAATTACGtggaaaattaagaaaatgaaaatttatttttgttgtttgaCGTGTACACGACCATGGCGACGGAAATCTTAAATATTCAacgacaaataatttttgatgagTCAATTGCGCACTATGAAGCGCATGCTCATCTACCGTAAGCTTCATTAACATTCAACAACAGCGATGAAATAAGAATTGCAGTTCAACATCAAGATATGTGTCTACTTCCGAGTAAAAGTACATTACATGTATACGGGAAAGTCACCAAGTCTGATGTACAGCTGTAAGTGCAACTACTCACATGGTTAACATGACAGTTTGTCATATGCTTGAAGAAATACGCTACGGACTCAATGGTGTTGAGATTGATCGTAATAAAAATGTTGGTATCACAAGTCTCATGAAAGGATACACATCACTGAGTCCTGCTTAACAAAATACACTAGAAAATTTGGGCTGGATTATGGATGAAGCTGTCAGTAAATTACACAATGATAATGGCTACTTTGATGTATCTATACCACTGAGTCTTTTGCTTGGATTTGCTGAAGATTACCGTAAAGTTGTCATCAATGCAAAacatgaattaattttaataagatCAAATTCCGATTTGAATGCATACATTGTGGCCACACCTGCTGCTGGAGCTCATGCTGTAGCTGTTAAAATTACGCTGCAAAAAATCGAGTGGATTGTACCATATGTAACTATGGctgataaacaaaaaattgaagctttgaattatattacaaGTGATCCAGCTATCTCAATGAGTTTCCGTGCTTGGGAGCTGTACGAGTATCCTCTATTACCAAATACTTCGAAGCACATTTGGGCTGTCAAAACTTCTACGCAGCTCGAAAAACCACGTTTTGTAATACTTGGATTTCAAACTGCAAGAAAAAATGACGCAACTAGAAATGCTAGTGGATTTAATCACTGCAACATCAGcgacataaaattatttttaaactctcaGAGTTATCCTTATGGGAATTTGAATCTCAACATCGCGAACAATCAATATGCTCTGTTGTATgacatgtatataaatttccgAATTTCCTACTACAACAAAGAACCTGAACCACTGCTGacaaagaagaaatttttggaaCAAGCGCCACTGTATGTTATCGATTGCTCGAAACAAAACGAATCAATCAAATCTGGACCCGTGGACATTTGCCTGGAATTTGAATCTGCAAATCAATTTCCTGCGCAGACATCAGCTTATTGCCTCATTATACATGATCGCATCGTCGAGTATAATCCCATAAGCAGCATCATACGAAAACTAATATGGAGACTGTACAATATAATCCAACGACAACCATACATTACTTGTATGTATGGAGATTTGCACACGAACAAGCAAGAGATCGAGAACGATTTAAAcaaagaattaataaattaaatataattattgaacctgtattaattaagaaacttacatttataaatggatatactttttttatattgatatatattgtatttataacttataacctaaaatatacatttaagtCTTACATAaccttgaatattttttcatttgataTAATctcaaatatataataaactatagtacacttatccaaaaaattaaaggaacaaaataattttataaatgttttagtgatttttggaaggctgtattttcgtgaaaaatgaacgtaccgaaaaaacaaaaaaagcaaattgaagcttgaaatctctagtttgaagatctttcagcgaaatattttttcaagccACGGTTATTGCGGAATCATAtaaaaaaggtcgagacaaaattttaaaaaattttttggtttagtttttaaggtctacggggccgggaaaaattttttcaaaaaaacgaattcatggctcgcttagaaaatttattcagctacaatttgctttttttttgtttctctgtacgacaatttgctgctgagatatcagccttcaaatgaaaaaggatccttctgtctttgattattgatatttcagcaaataatggccgcacagtaatttaaagggcagttagagaaacttgaataaatttcctacaagctccattttcgattttttcaaaaaaaatttttttttatccttgatatccatttgaaaaacccttaaaaatggccattttctgattttttagtcgactcatcgctactttgcaaatattgataaaaaaataatgttgccaggtaattttacagcttaatgtacccccaaaaactctggaaattttcagattgatccattgattcgtttgtccgggccgattgctcaaagttttacaatacaattaaaggaacaagttttgttccttaatttgtgtaatcattaccaaaatgaaaaaatcaatttttttcagattttcttttatttttgcgttagttattcagcaAATGTAACgtaaagagagaaaaaaaaaaaaatttccgaaaagcgaaaaaaaagaaaaaaaagccattcggcagccgaaatggaagtagatttcttattgtttaatttttttcactgttcaaATGAAAGCTAataagaaaatgaaattttttttacattttcttaaaaattctcgagatgataaaacaaaaaaaatcaaaaaattataagtataatgccaACAATTGATGCTAACTAAATGAacttcagaagaatttttgataataatgcattatatgttttgatttagcgttatttaaagatccgtatgcatatattcaaactatcgGACCCATAGTATTCCGGaccctattcgaaaaattatgatagattatggttttaatgctCGAGAATTCTACTCTAAGGACAAAGGcgataatttgctttcaataaaatctactaataaaatattctaagattaaaaattgattgtgatacatcaaagtgtcatacttgaaattagtactaatatttgaaataaaaagcctattagaatatcaaacgacgagtagatatagagaatattatcACCATAACTAATGTTgatcttgttattgatatatcatatcatttatacactgtcgataaaacaaaattgtatatacccactgaattgagatgtttagattttataagtgtcacactgcgataatatgattttaagtagctccatgaatgtactaagaagtaggagaactaatgcaatagcaaaatttcattgaatgaatggtaaaataagtaatttcagtggtctaggcatatatataggcatgaaatttaaagcttattcgaagagctttcagatgaatttgatataaagtcgataagttatcacattcaaaagatattgaagagagaataagtaaaaatatgaattttgggcaatttgaaaattttgaaatgctataacttctaaactaatcgaccgattgagctcattttcaaactaagtttcaaggtgatcggttcgaaattgtggctataatcaaagtgaaaacctgcataaaattagtttctacaatatattgtaaatgttcaaaaccatttatctattagaaaaaatggtcaaatcaACAAGCTGTATAGTCACAATTGTAGGCGATCGAACAAGCTTTCACATAGAAcatacgaaaataagctatctctttccgttcagaagttacatccagttaaagcggcaaacaaattttttttgaaaattttacaaaatttcaattaactataactgctaaacttattggccgaatgggctcatcttcgaactcatccGAGGTAATCGTCTATAGAATCAGTATActgagtttcattaagatcagTGTAGAATTGtggacgctatcgttggagaacggcgcgttatattatatatatatatatatatatatatatatatataaacttttgaaccaaatgTATTTTCTGACTCAGCTCGTCGAGCTAAGTTGAGATATAGcagaatttttcgaaaattccattatgaggacaaatacaatagttagatttctatgaaatctactaaaattaAAGCACACTTCACTACATAAGACAATAGTGCGTTGATGAGCAGTAGAGTGTATTTTAAAaggatttttcgaatttattacgatcaccTCTCAAAATAGTTTTAGTAGTTGTTTTGGGGGAGttcaccccccccccccccgatAACATCGCATTCTTCTCTACCGACCGTCTGTAAGTTGCCGCGTGCACGCGCTTTTACCGACGGCTGTTACCTTGTGTGTTTGCCGGCAGATGGTGTTATCGGTGGCTGGGATGTTAACATGAGATATCAGTGGTCGATATCAGAATGTGATATCAGCGGTGGATATCAGAATGTAATATCAGTGGTGGATATCAGAATGTAATATCAGCGCCCGATTGGATATCAGAATGTGATATCAGTGGTGGATATCAGAATGTTATATCGGCGCCGGACGTCAGCAATTGACAGTGGATATGTGCAGTGACAAACTGTTTTACCGGCTGTTGGTGGGTCAGGTTTCACTTTATCTTCAGTCGGTAAAACCTAATAAACTATATGAATCCGAACACTCTCCTTCCCATACTAGCTAATGTAACAGAGCACTAGTCAGAATCCAAGGAGAGTATCCGGAATTCATATGGAAACTATATATAACGAAAATCTATATA
This sequence is a window from Microplitis mediator isolate UGA2020A chromosome 3, iyMicMedi2.1, whole genome shotgun sequence. Protein-coding genes within it:
- the LOC130665924 gene encoding uncharacterized protein LOC130665924 — translated: MDEAVSKLHNDNGYFDVSIPLSLLLGFAEDYRKVVINAKHELILIRSNSDLNAYIVATPAAGAHAVAVKITLQKIEWIVPYVTMADKQKIEALNYITSDPAISMSFRAWELYEYPLLPNTSKHIWAVKTSTQLEKPRFVILGFQTARKNDATRNASGFNHCNISDIKLFLNSQSYPYGNLNLNIANNQYALLYDMYINFRISYYNKEPEPLLTKKKFLEQAPLYVIDCSKQNESIKSGPVDICLEFESANQFPAQTSAYCLIIHDRIVEYNPISSIIRKLIWRLYNIIQRQPYITCMYGDLHTNKQEIENDLNKELIN